The genomic region ATTAGGACGGTTACTTTGTCTTGCTGTCGTATAGGTTTAGAGGTTAATTTTATTTGTTTTCTAGTATTCATGTCCACTTTTTTAACATGTAGTTTTGATGTTGTTTTTTCAATTCGTGGTTTGTAGTTGTGGATTAAGTTGTATTTTGTGTGTGAGTAGTCCTCAAATTACTCATACATTGATCATTTACCGTCGTTATTGGCTACAAGCCTAATGAGAGTCATTCCAATTTCTTCAACAGCAAAAAAAAACCAAACCATTAGTTTATATATCTTAGTTTGCTTGAGATTTGAGTAATAAATAATTGAATCAAATGTATAATTTGGATCAGATTTAAGCCTATTGTCCGTCTTAGATTTCAAACGAGATATGATTTTTGTCTTCAAATTTCCGTTATATACGATCAATTCACCATCTAAATTTCAAGAAATGTTAATAAATGATTACAGTTGTGCATGCAAAGATTTGGTCGGCTTTTGTCCAATTAAGTTAGAGAAATGGAGAACTACTTCAAACCCGTCACAACCAAGAATTTCGCTCTACGTATGCATGTCCTTAATAAATTAACGGCTAAATAAAATAATTTTTGTACACCAAACACTCTTTTTTTCTCATGCAAACTGCTCATATAATTTGCCGTCAAATATTTACTTCTTTCTTTGGTTTAATCACTTTCAGGTATGTCTTTCTTTTTATTTTTTTTGATTGAAATCACTTTCAGCTATTTCAACATTCATGACTTAGACTCTCATTCTAATTATTGTAATTTGAGAAAAATAAAAAAGTGAAATAATATAGTATTATGATGTCAATAAAATTGTCATTAATATCAGGTTATTGACTGAATTGACAGAAAAAAAAAATAGAAAGAGTGGTCAAGTGGGTGGCTAGAATTTTCTCTGATTGTCTTTGTAAATCGAGTCGGCAAATCTCATTTCACTCTCAGACTTTCAAACTGTCCCTTTCACTCTCAGACTCTCCAGCTCACTCGCCTTCCTCACTTCCTCGGTTCTAGTTTTCTTCAATCTCTCAGTCAATCTCATGGAGGCCGCAATGGGAAGGTACCTTTTTCAATTACCTTTTTACATTCAGGATCCGTCTCAAATCGTTGCATGCAGTTTAATCCCTCTTCTTATATTTTATTTGGGGCCTGTTTTTGGTGAAGACCCTGATCCCTAAATGGTATGCCTCTTTCAAAGTTCAAATCTGTTTTTGGGTGAAAACCCTGATCCCTAAACAAATCTTCACACAAGGTTATGCAGTATTTTTCAAAGTTCAAATCTTTTTTCTTTTTTGATACGAAAAAAGTTCAAATCTTGTTTCTGTTGCATGATATACATATGGTCTCTGTTTCTGTGGTTTCTCTTTTCTATTGACTGATGATGGATGTTGTGTTATTGATAGATGGAACACTCTTGCACCGGAGGACATCATAACGGTGACATTCGTGTGGAGAATTTACAACTTCTCCACATTATCCAAAGGCAAGAAGTACTCAAATATATTCATCACCGATGACACCGGTGATTATCAGTGGTAAATAATTTCAATAATTTCCGAGTCCTGAGATTTACATTCTTAAACATTTGAGTGCTTTGTAACCCTTTGTTAGATGTCAGTCTTGGACATGATATGGTTTGTTTGTGCAGGCGGGTTTTGGTGTATCCCAAGGGCAATTGTGTAGATCACATGTCAGCCTATTTGGACGTTGCTGGCGCTTCAGAGTTGCCGCTTGGGTGGTCTAGACTTGCCCGCTTTAAATTGACTGTGCGCAATGAATTAGATCGCAGAAGATCGATTACAAAGGGTATATTGCTTGCTCTTTACTGTTGTGTCTTTTCATGTTTGTGATTTTGTTTTTGTTTATTGTATTGCCATTGCTTCATTTTTTATGAGCGTTGTGTATATGAAACAAGTGATTGGTGTCTTGTGTTATGGATGCTTTGGTTTGACTCTGTATTGCATCTACTGCAAAATATGATGTTCTTTGTGTTTTCATTTTAATGCTTGGCTGGTTGCTCTATGCTTACTGAATTTTGTACCCATACAAGATGGTGGAAATGAAAAAAAATACAAATGGAAAAGTTGTGCGTGCCATATAAGAAAACATATTGTTTAGGGTAGAAGTTAAGGAGAATAGTAGTAAATCTATGTTCCATAGTGTGCGTAACTGATTACTCCATTAAGTAAAAGTAGAATCGAATTGATCTAGTTAGCGCTCTAACCTTACATGGTAATAGAATAGTTGTCACAACGTAAAGTGTTTTCCTCATCTGCATGTCTAGTTGCTTATGTTCGATCCATCAAAAGGACGTGCATGAGCCGTAGTTTTTCAATTAGATGCTGTCTAAAGGCTGAGATGCTGCGACTAGATACGTCATACCTGGTTGTGTGCCAAATTTGAGCTGCGTTCTTTTTTGAGGCACTGTTATTGTGTTCGGGTAAAGGAAATTGTTAGTTAGTAGATTTAAGTACTTATTTGTCTTATTGTGAATACATGAGGTACATTTAAATAGTTAATTAGAGTGGAATTAAATGCCAAGTGCACGTTCCAAAATAAGGTGTATACATCTGTTCACAATGGAAGCTTGTTTGTATTAGTTCAGTTTGATTCATTGAAAATGAATAGGTTTTGTTTATCTGTAATGTTTGAATTTTTTGGGTGTATAAGGAACTGCGATGCTTCCTCTGGCAGTGTATTCGGTTTTGCTTAAGGGAACTGTTTGTTAGTGCATTTAATATCCATTGTGAAATATGTCATTGATTGCCTTAGGTAATATTAATTAAGAATATGTCTAGTTGATAGTTCATGCATTTGTTTATTGTGGTCTATGTTTATCAATGAAACATCTAATTGAGTTCGCTATTAGTACTGTTACAAATTCCTACTGCTTTCTGTTTTGTACCTAGGGTGAGCTATCTTCATGATCAATCTTTTGAAATCATTGGTATTTTGATTTTGCAGAAACAGTACATATCTTTGACAAGAACGACAGCGACTGGGGCTTCACCTCGTTAATTCCCTTGACTGTGCTTAATGACCATACGCAAGGGTATCTTGTGAACGATACCTGTGTCATTGAAGCAAATGTTTCAGTTCCTAAGGCTCTTACAACCTTAGCCAACGAAGCTAGTAGTTCTGCACCTGTGCAGCACTTGGGTGGAGAAGTACCAATGAATGCTGAGCCTACCCATGCTGACTCTCCAGTTGTCAAGGAAGAGCCTTTTCTGAGCTCCTTACCGAGTGGTGTAACCTCAAATTTTAGAGGTTTTGGGGAAATCGATAACGCTTTTGTTCCATTGCTGGAGGAGGTTTGTTCCTTGCGCCCTTCTCTGGTTGAATGTATGCAGGACCAATGCGAACAGTTCACTCAATGGGCGTTCACAACATTGGGTCGACTGTTGCATTTTCTGAACACCGGAGAGCCTCAGAAACTGACAGTGCAATCTCGTCAAGACCTGAGGAAGTTATGGGAAGAGCTTCAGGTCTTCAAATTCGACTTGAGTTGGGTCGAGGAAGATTTTGTGACGGCCTTGGGTATGAAGGACGAACTTGAAAGAGCAAAGAAGTTGAGGGAGGAAATGAACACTCTAGACACTCAAAGGAAGAGGCTCAAGGCCGAGCTTGCTGCAGTGGAAGTAAATTTTGAGGAAGCACAGCAGAAGGCAGCCGATATTGAACGGTTGATTGACGGTGGGCCACAATATAGGACTAAATTGCTTGAGCCTCCATCTTAAAATGTTCTTTCTTTTTTTCTTGTAACAAAGTAGGGGGTATACAGTTTCTCTCTCCTTGCTGAAGATACGCCAGTGAAGGTAGAGTTCTATGGGGGTATGTTATAGACTTATGAAATGAAACTTATGAAATTGTTCAACATATGTTTACAATACATATTGTATGTATGAGCAACTTTCTGTCTTACAACTTATCCAAGAAAACACTTTTTGATACGCTTGTGTTTTGTGGTTGCTGAGAGTTTTTCTTTTGTCTGTGTTGATGCCTTGTTATCCTTTATTTCTTCCGTGTATTTCAGAACGAATGGAATTATGGAACCCTAGTGACTTGGTTCAAAACGACATCGTCTGGTATGAAACACAATTGGCCACTTGTTCAGATTCTGGGGTTCTGGAGGTTTCTAAACCCCAAGTGAAGAGAAACCTATCTTCCTAAAACCCCAACAAAAACCAAATTAGTTCCTAGACGAAAATACCCTCCTAATCCCATAGTTATGTCTGCAAACCGGGGGCATCTTGGTAAACCTGAATACCGCTGTGTTTTTTCTTTCTCTCCAAGCACAAGCATCTCTCTCTCTTCTTTCATCTCACCTAAAGCCCCTCCCTCTCATCAACTCTCTCTGAAAACCCCATTTTTCTCCATATTCCCATTTTGCCCCTGCAGTTCCTTCTCCCTCAGCCATGTTCGTCTCTAGGGTTTTTGCTCGCGTTTCGAGGGCCGTCCCCAGGAACGCAGTGACCTTCGCCGCCCAGCCGAATCACCGATTCCCAATCCTTTCCAATCAGTCGCAGCCTCTGATTCAGGACATGCCCAATAAGGTGCCCTAATTTCTCACTAGGGTTTTGCTAGGGTTTAAGCTGTTTCTGCAAATTTTGCCAATTTTATATGCTTTATGGATTCCAATTTTGATACCATAACTCATGAAGCGGTGTTTTTGTGCTACCCATTGTTTTAGTTCAGAAAGTTTTTATTTTTTGTTGAACAAATTTTGGAGGATAATTGTGTTGGATGCTATGTCAATTCTTGGTTTGGGTATTGGCAATTGGGTTCCTGGGATTTCATGTTCTTAAATTTTGAATATTGGGTTTGTTTTCATAGATGCTAGCCTGGTATCTGTAGTGTACTTAATAAAATGAAGTAACTTATTGTGTCCTTATCATATGCTAACATTGATTAACCAAATGATGATTGAAGGCTATGTGTCTGCTTGGTTAGAATTTCACCCCGGACTTATTATTTACAAACCATTTATGGCGTAAAGTTTGATTGTCATTAGGTTTGATCTTCAATATGTTCACTTTACTCAAAGATATTTGATTTCTTTATCCAGTTTGTATAATTTGTCAACAGAGAGTAAACGAAAAATCCAAAGATGTTTGTTGATCTTGAGAGTTTGAAGACCTGTTGAATGCACATTTACTCATGCAATTTACGTTTATTTTCATTATTTTCTCATATAACAGTTAATTCTGAGCCAGGTGTCTTTGTTGCATCATTCAACCCCAACTTCTTCTATATCTCAACTATTTGGATTCTCTTCATCTGCATCTCCGGAGCCTTCTGAAAGGGTTGGAAATGGAGGTTCTGAGAAGAGTGATGCTAAAGTGTCTGAAGGTGGGGATACACAAGCGGCTGATCAAACCAAAGAATCAGGTTCTATTCCTGATTCCCAGTCTGCCAATGTTAGGAGACAACGTAATCTGAGAGGAGGTACTAAACGAACTGCGTTTTCTGATTCAGATTCCGACGAAGACTTGTCTACCGAGGACCTGGTGAAACTTCTTACGGAAAAGGAAGAACTTCTGAAGCAAAAGCATAAAGAGGTGGAGAAAATGCAAGATAAAGTCCTACGCACTTATGCAGAAATGGAAAATGTCATGGACAGAACAAGGCGTGAAGCAGAGAATACGAAGAAGTTTTCAATACAGGTTCATGTCCACTTTTGGCATACTTTTTGTGCTTTCAAATCCAAGTCATTGCGTTTGTATTTACCTCATTCTTGTAGTACAATTTCTATTCACAGATCCAACAACCACAAAATACTAAATAAATAAATTATAAAATATTCTGAAGATATATTCTGATAAGTGCTTGGAATTATATTGCAGAACTTTGCAAAGAGTTTACTAGATGTTGCAGACAATTTAGGTAGAGCTGCTTCTGTTACCAAAACCGGTTTCACAAAACTTGATCAGTCTGAGAATTCTGCTGGTGCTCTACCACTTTTGAAAACTCTTCTTGAAGGAGTCGAAATGACTGAGAAACAACTTGCTGAGGTAATCTTTTCTTATCAATAATTACAATCAGTCACCCAGAAATGTTGACTGAATAAATTGGTATTTCAAAGTTAAACAGCGTGTTCTCCCTTTTAGCTGCTTGTGTTTATGGGATGATTTATAATATGGTTTGTTAACTCACATAAAGTTAGATCAATGACCTTTTTTTTTCTCATATATGAACACCTATCGTGTCAGTTGGGCTTGTGCTCATTTTAAGAAGTTCAAATCTATATTTGACATACCATGTTGCGACTACCGGTATATCAAGATATGATTTTTGTTCTGGCTACTGGTGTATTAAGTTATGGTTTTGTTACACTGACTGGTTTTACCTCCAATCCTCCTAACATTTCAATCCATTTCATTTCAGGTGTTTAAAAAGTACGGTATAGAAAAATATGATCCTACAAATGAGCCATTTGACCCACATAGGCATGATGCTGTATTCCAAGTATCAGATCCTTCGAAGCCTCCTGGCACTGTTGCTCAAGTTCTCAAGGTATGCTGCAAGTAATAATTTCTTTGCATATTTATATGTTTTGGAAATGAATTTACTGTTTAACTACTGCTTGGCATCAATAGTATAATCTACTTTTTAGTGTGCAACCT from Fragaria vesca subsp. vesca linkage group LG3, FraVesHawaii_1.0, whole genome shotgun sequence harbors:
- the LOC101297622 gene encoding uncharacterized protein LOC101297622 isoform 1 is translated as MEAAMGRWNTLAPEDIITVTFVWRIYNFSTLSKGKKYSNIFITDDTGDYQWRVLVYPKGNCVDHMSAYLDVAGASELPLGWSRLARFKLTVRNELDRRRSITKETVHIFDKNDSDWGFTSLIPLTVLNDHTQGYLVNDTCVIEANVSVPKALTTLANEASSSAPVQHLGGEVPMNAEPTHADSPVVKEEPFLSSLPSGVTSNFRGFGEIDNAFVPLLEEVCSLRPSLVECMQDQCEQFTQWAFTTLGRLLHFLNTGEPQKLTVQSRQDLRKLWEELQVFKFDLSWVEEDFVTALGMKDELERAKKLREEMNTLDTQRKRLKAELAAVEVNFEEAQQKAADIERLIDGGPQYRTKLLEPPS
- the LOC101297622 gene encoding uncharacterized protein LOC101297622 isoform 2, with the protein product MSAYLDVAGASELPLGWSRLARFKLTVRNELDRRRSITKETVHIFDKNDSDWGFTSLIPLTVLNDHTQGYLVNDTCVIEANVSVPKALTTLANEASSSAPVQHLGGEVPMNAEPTHADSPVVKEEPFLSSLPSGVTSNFRGFGEIDNAFVPLLEEVCSLRPSLVECMQDQCEQFTQWAFTTLGRLLHFLNTGEPQKLTVQSRQDLRKLWEELQVFKFDLSWVEEDFVTALGMKDELERAKKLREEMNTLDTQRKRLKAELAAVEVNFEEAQQKAADIERLIDGGPQYRTKLLEPPS
- the LOC101297042 gene encoding protein GrpE-like, which gives rise to MFVSRVFARVSRAVPRNAVTFAAQPNHRFPILSNQSQPLIQDMPNKLILSQVSLLHHSTPTSSISQLFGFSSSASPEPSERVGNGGSEKSDAKVSEGGDTQAADQTKESDSDEDLSTEDLVKLLTEKEELLKQKHKEVEKMQDKVLRTYAEMENVMDRTRREAENTKKFSIQNFAKSLLDVADNLGRAASVTKTGFTKLDQSENSAGALPLLKTLLEGVEMTEKQLAEVFKKYGIEKYDPTNEPFDPHRHDAVFQVSDPSKPPGTVAQVLKPGYILHDRVIRPAEVGVTQAENNAAGEDGGN